From the Solanum pennellii chromosome 4, SPENNV200 genome, one window contains:
- the LOC107016179 gene encoding uncharacterized protein LOC107016179: protein MKVDSMGKELQNLKANSQQHDYKYAELRRSEDAKNPELEGDVGKLPKTHNINITSIAGTSTTAMEKTTSKNTNLNSLFTKPFIPKAHIVDTPAPQTSTYAASLHKEKKIYNHISQTYIENLYKIQNFLNLKPKSTTTTEKTQDYLTQKFQGYNKLIAQPKTNPNLVKTCYSYGLLNTVYTYDGTEISGIPEIHKAFLIYKRITKGNLFFIKFYTAPAEILYDEIKPIIQIVKIGLTREMIIPEDIGQQPEIPKIEIPSFYANKRIIGLSTIIQELANNYLQGNAIWSYYSRDHLMIYANSREIRQTDMEEVQKWILSLLKPEATPTTRALKQGFISEELMTRYCKLIGHKYPDHICSKCNQGDDIIPDVQLE, encoded by the coding sequence ATGAAGGTGGATAGTATGGGAAAAGAGTTACAAAATTTGAAAGCTaatagtcagcagcatgactataaATATGCGGAGCTACGTCGATCGGAAGACGCTAAAAATCCAGAGCTAGAAGGAGACGTTGGGAAACTCCCTAAAACCCATAACATTAACATTACTAGTATTGCAGGTACAAGTACAACAGCTATGGAAAAAACTACATCAAAAAATACAAACTTAAACAGCTTGTTTACAAAACCATTTATTCCAAAAGCACATATAGTAGATACCCCAGCACCGCAAACATCCACATATGCAGCCAGCCtacacaaagaaaagaaaatatataaccaTATATCCCAAACTTACATTGAAAACCTATACAAAATCCAAAACTTTTTAAATCTTAAACCCAAATCTACCACAACCACAGAAAAAACCCAGGATTATTTAACCCAAAAATTTCAAGGCTATAATAAGTTAATCGCACAACCTAAAACCAATCCAAACCTAGTTAAAACTTGTTACAGTTATGGATTACTTAATACCGTATATACATATGATGGTACAGAGATAAGTGGAATCCCGGAGATACACAAAGCCTTTTtgatatataaaagaattacaaaaggaaatttattttttataaaattttatacagCACCAGCTGAGATACTTTATGATGAGATAAAACCAATAATCCAGATAGTGAAAATTGGATTAACGCGAGAAATGATAATACCGGAAGACATAGGGCAACAGCCAGAGATACCAAAAATCGAGATACCCAGtttttatgcaaataaaagaataattggaTTATCAACTATCATACAAGAATTAGCTAACAATTATCTACAAGGAAATGCTATATGGAGTTATTATTCAAGAGATCACTTAATGATATATGCCAATTCAAGAGAGATAAGACAAACAGATATGGAGGAAGTCCAGAAATGgattttatctttattaaaaCCAGAAGCTACTCCAACAACTAGAGCACTAAAACAAGGATTCATCTCCGAAGAACTCATGACAAGATATTGCAAGCTAATTGGACACAAATATCCAGACCATATATGTTCCAAGTGCAACCAAGGTGATGACATAATCCCAGACGTACAACTGGAGTAA